The nucleotide sequence TAGTCGCGAATACAAACTCTGTCGGCGGCTTCGAGAAGCTTGCGCCACAGGCATCTATGAATGATGGAATGTTTGATCTACTTATTCTTGAAAAGACAAATGTCGCAGACTTTGTCCGTATCGCTTCACAAGCCCTGCGCGGTGAGCATGTGAATGACAAACGAATTATTTATACGAAAGCAAATCGTGTTAAGATTTATACAGAGGATAAAATGCAGCTTAACCTTGATGGTGAGTACGGCGGCGTACTACCGGGTGAGTTCGTGAACTTGTATCAGCATCTTGATATTTTCGTGCCAAGAACTGAACAAGCTGATATGGGAGAAATCTAAGAGAACCGTCCATTCCGGGGCGGTTTTTCCTTTGCATACGTAATGGTACAATAATAGAAGAATTTTAAAACGAAAAGGAAGAGAACGATGACAAAACCAAAACCACCTGTAACGAAGAATGACAAAGTCTTTGTTACGTTTGAAGATTTGACACACGAAGGAGCGGGTGTTGCGAAAGTAGACGGTTACCCACTCTTCGTTCCGTACGGTCTTCCAGGCGAACGGGCAGAAGTGAAAGTGACAAAAGTAAAGAAGAACTTCGGATTCGGACGCATCGAAACGTTAATCGAAGAAAGCCCTGAGCGTGTCGAACCGCCATGCCCGATCTATCGCCCATGCGGCGGCTGTCAGCTCCAGCACATGTCGTACAAGGCCCAGGCTGAATATAAGCAGAAGCATGTGAAGGACGTGATGGCACGCATCGGCCACTTGCCAGACGTTCCTGTTCACCCTGTGCTTGGAATGGACGAGCCGTGGAATTACCGAAACAAAGCCCAAGTACCAGTCGGTGAGCGTGAAGGAAAGCTGATTGCAGGCTTCTATCAGAAGCGCAGTCATTCGATTATTGATATGGAGTCCTGTCTGATTCAAGCTGAAGATAATGACACGGTCATTCAAGGTGTGAAGCGGATTGCGGATAAGTACGGCATTCGTGCATACGACGAGAAGAAGCACCAAGGCACTCTGCGTCATATTATGACACGCACAAGCCGAAACAGCGGTCAGGTGATGCTTGTCATTGTCACAAAGAACGAACAGCTTCCGCATAAGAAGAAGCTGATTGATAGCATCACAGCTCACTATCCGCAAGTCGCTTCCGTCGTTCAGAACGTCAATCCGAAGCGCACGAACGTTATTTTCGGTGATAAGACAACCGTCCTTTGGGGAGAGGAATACCTGTATGACACAATCGGCGATATCAAATTCGCCATTTCAGCACGTTCATTCTATCAGGTAAACCCAGAGCAAACGAAAGTGCTTTATGATAAAGCCTTAGAATACGCCCAGTTAACAGGGGAAGAAACCGTTATTGACGCCTATTGCGGCATCGGTACGATTTCATTATTCCTCGCTCAGAAAGCAAAGAAAGTATACGGAGTGGAAATCGTCCCAGAAGCCATTGAAGACGCAAAGCGAAACGCAGAACTAAACGGCTTCAACAACGTCGAATTCGCAGCAGGCGAAGCAGAAACACTCATTCCGCAGTGGCACAAGCAAGGCATCCATGCAGACGTTATCGTCGTCGACCCGCCACGCAAAGGCTGCGACGAATCCTTACTGCAAACAATGCTAGAAATGAAGCCAAAGCGAATCGTCTATGTATCATGCAACCCAGCTACCTTGGCACGTGATTTGCAGATTTTAGAGGGCGGCGGATATCAGACAAAGGAAGTGCAGCCAGTGGATATGTTTCCGCAGACGATGCACGTGGAGAATGTTGCTTGGTTGGAGAGAAGTGAATAGTAGGGAGAAAGCTTACCAGCGAGTGTTGGTAGGCTTTTTTGTTTGGGTTAGTTGTTTTGAAGTGGAAAAAATATAAGGTTTTGTATTTTGGTTTGTGGGGTGGGGACAGTCTGAATGTTCGTGGATGATGGGGAAAAATGGGGTTTGAGCAAGAGGGTTCTTTAGAGTTGTTATACTCTAGGAAGGTATTTATGAGAAAGAAAAGCTTAAAGGATATGTACACTTAAACCAATGAATTTTATGGAGAAATTATATAGACTTTGAAAAAGATTATTTTTGGATAAAATTTTGTTTTAAAAGTAAAAATTTATCTTTTTTTGAAGTAATTTGATTTTGTTTGTAGTATAATTTGTATTATAAAACAATTCTATCGAACTAATATACTATAGATACTTAAATTGTAATCTTTTGGGAGGAGAGCTATTAAAGTGAGCTATTGCTACATTCATAAAGACCATCAATCAGTAGGGACTTGTGTAGGGTGCGGCAAGTTTATTTGTGAAAATTGTAATACAGAGATTAAAGGTAAGAATTATTGTAAAAAATGTGTAGAAGAATTACTTAATGAGAGTAATAGAAGAATAGAGAATTTAGAAAATAACAAAAATAATCAACCTATGGTATTTATGAATGCAGGTGGAGCAAGTTCTTCTAGTTCATCATCTAGTTCTTCAAGTAGTAATAATAATGATAACGGTTTTTCAAGAAGAATTACTAAAAGTAAAACAACTGCTGGAGTATTAGCCATTTTACTTGGAGGAGTTGGTGCTCACAAGTTCTATCTTGGTAGATGGGGATGGGGTATCATTTATTTATTTTTATGTTGGACATATATACCGCTAGTAGTTGGTTTAATAGAAGGAATTATTTATCTTGTATCTAATCCAAATGACTTTGCAAGAAAACATGATCCCGGTTTTTATTAATATTTGTGTCTAAAATTAGGTAACATAAAT is from Bacillus tianshenii and encodes:
- the rlmD gene encoding 23S rRNA (uracil(1939)-C(5))-methyltransferase RlmD, with the protein product MTKPKPPVTKNDKVFVTFEDLTHEGAGVAKVDGYPLFVPYGLPGERAEVKVTKVKKNFGFGRIETLIEESPERVEPPCPIYRPCGGCQLQHMSYKAQAEYKQKHVKDVMARIGHLPDVPVHPVLGMDEPWNYRNKAQVPVGEREGKLIAGFYQKRSHSIIDMESCLIQAEDNDTVIQGVKRIADKYGIRAYDEKKHQGTLRHIMTRTSRNSGQVMLVIVTKNEQLPHKKKLIDSITAHYPQVASVVQNVNPKRTNVIFGDKTTVLWGEEYLYDTIGDIKFAISARSFYQVNPEQTKVLYDKALEYAQLTGEETVIDAYCGIGTISLFLAQKAKKVYGVEIVPEAIEDAKRNAELNGFNNVEFAAGEAETLIPQWHKQGIHADVIVVDPPRKGCDESLLQTMLEMKPKRIVYVSCNPATLARDLQILEGGGYQTKEVQPVDMFPQTMHVENVAWLERSE
- a CDS encoding TM2 domain-containing protein; its protein translation is MSYCYIHKDHQSVGTCVGCGKFICENCNTEIKGKNYCKKCVEELLNESNRRIENLENNKNNQPMVFMNAGGASSSSSSSSSSSSNNNDNGFSRRITKSKTTAGVLAILLGGVGAHKFYLGRWGWGIIYLFLCWTYIPLVVGLIEGIIYLVSNPNDFARKHDPGFY